In Sphingobium amiense, a genomic segment contains:
- a CDS encoding acyl-CoA thioesterase codes for MANSYIKQITALPEHIDILGHVNNAVWVQWMEQISVEHWANDADPAHVDAYIWVVTRHEIDYRGNVTVGETVTGRTWIPEPPRGARFDRLIEFTGPDGRVKVSARSTWAMIDRESGRLMRVPPEVAAPFLNAT; via the coding sequence ATGGCCAACAGCTACATCAAGCAGATCACCGCGCTGCCCGAACATATCGACATACTCGGGCATGTGAACAATGCCGTGTGGGTGCAGTGGATGGAGCAGATTTCGGTCGAACACTGGGCCAATGACGCCGACCCTGCGCATGTCGATGCCTATATCTGGGTCGTGACCCGGCATGAGATCGACTATCGCGGCAATGTGACGGTGGGGGAAACGGTGACGGGCCGCACCTGGATTCCCGAGCCGCCGCGAGGCGCACGTTTCGATCGGCTGATCGAATTCACCGGCCCTGACGGCAGGGTAAAGGTCTCGGCACGGTCGACATGGGCGATGATCGACAGGGAAAGCGGCCGCCTGATGCGCGTGCCGCCGGAGGTCGCGGCCCCTTTTCTGAACGCCACATAA
- a CDS encoding S9 family peptidase, whose product MTHQALPPSAEKRPHSFTRHGITVEDPWAWLRDPGYPDVSDGDVLAYLEAENQWFEAAMAARQPLIDGLFEEMKGRIKEDDSSVPQKDGDYIYWRAFEKGAQYRKWYRRPVAGGDDQLILDEPALAQGHDYFRLGAMSVSPDGRYLAYAIDTDGSERFEARIKDLLSGEILPEAIPDTLSSLVWTSDSRGLLYGIANENWRTDNARLHWLGQDVATDIELFHEDDEGFRVSIGLTSSEKWIVIATGDHVTSEAWLVPADDPAAAPLLVSARKPGREYDVDEHEDTLYIRTNDTHPNFRLVKASLDAPDRWEEVIAPDAHFYLTDFTLFKRFYVTEGRQDGLDQIELRDYATHGAKRIPFPEASYSASLDDNPEYDVTKLRIGYESMVTPDTVYDYHLDTGALEVLKVQEIPSGYDAARYATERLMIPARDGTEIPVSIVYPRNHPRDGSAPLHLYGYGAYGIAMEPGFSTSRLSLLDRGFAFALAHIRGGDDLGQQWYLDGKLDKRTNTFNDFVDVAKGLIERGYTAKGRISISGGSAGGELMGAVINSDPDLWGAVVAHVPFVDVLNTMLDETLPLTPGEWPEWGNPIEDRTAFETILSYDPYSNVKAQDYPPLLVTAGLNDPRVTYWEPAKWVAKLRATRTDGNMLLLKTNMGAGHGGKSGRFESLRETAEEFAFILWQLGLAN is encoded by the coding sequence ATGACCCATCAAGCCCTTCCCCCTTCCGCCGAGAAGCGTCCGCACAGTTTCACCCGCCACGGCATCACGGTCGAAGATCCCTGGGCTTGGCTGCGCGACCCCGGCTACCCGGACGTCAGCGACGGGGACGTGCTCGCCTATCTTGAGGCGGAGAACCAATGGTTCGAGGCGGCGATGGCAGCGCGGCAGCCGCTGATCGACGGACTGTTCGAAGAGATGAAGGGGCGCATCAAGGAAGATGACAGCTCCGTGCCGCAGAAGGACGGCGACTACATTTATTGGCGCGCCTTCGAAAAGGGCGCGCAATATCGCAAATGGTATCGCAGGCCTGTGGCAGGCGGCGACGATCAGTTGATCCTCGACGAACCGGCGCTGGCGCAGGGGCATGACTATTTCAGGCTGGGCGCAATGTCGGTCAGCCCGGACGGGCGCTACCTCGCCTACGCCATCGACACGGACGGATCGGAGCGGTTCGAGGCGCGGATCAAGGATCTTCTGTCCGGCGAAATTCTGCCCGAAGCGATCCCCGATACGCTGTCCTCGCTGGTCTGGACGTCGGACAGCAGGGGGCTGCTCTACGGCATCGCCAACGAAAACTGGCGGACGGACAATGCGCGGCTGCACTGGCTGGGGCAGGATGTCGCGACCGACATTGAGCTGTTCCACGAGGATGACGAAGGGTTCCGCGTCTCCATCGGTCTCACTTCGTCGGAAAAGTGGATCGTCATCGCGACCGGCGACCATGTGACGAGCGAAGCGTGGCTGGTGCCCGCCGACGATCCCGCCGCCGCGCCGCTGCTGGTGTCGGCGCGAAAGCCGGGGCGCGAATATGATGTCGATGAGCATGAAGACACGCTCTACATCCGCACCAACGACACCCATCCCAACTTCCGGCTGGTGAAGGCGTCTCTCGATGCGCCCGACCGATGGGAGGAAGTCATCGCGCCGGACGCCCATTTCTACCTTACCGATTTCACGCTGTTCAAGCGCTTCTACGTGACGGAAGGGCGACAGGACGGGCTGGACCAGATCGAACTGCGCGATTACGCAACCCACGGGGCAAAGCGCATTCCTTTCCCCGAAGCGAGCTATTCGGCGAGCCTCGACGACAATCCCGAATATGACGTGACGAAGCTGCGCATCGGCTATGAATCGATGGTCACGCCTGACACCGTCTACGACTATCATCTCGACACCGGCGCGCTTGAGGTTCTGAAGGTCCAGGAAATCCCCTCGGGCTATGACGCGGCGCGCTATGCGACCGAGCGGCTGATGATCCCGGCGCGGGACGGGACCGAAATCCCCGTATCCATCGTCTATCCCAGAAACCATCCCCGCGACGGCAGCGCGCCGCTGCACCTCTATGGGTACGGTGCCTATGGCATCGCGATGGAGCCGGGATTTTCGACCAGTCGCCTTTCATTGCTGGATCGCGGCTTCGCCTTTGCGCTGGCGCATATCCGGGGCGGCGACGATCTGGGGCAACAATGGTATCTGGACGGCAAGCTCGACAAGCGGACCAACACGTTCAATGATTTCGTCGATGTGGCGAAGGGGCTGATCGAGCGGGGCTATACGGCGAAAGGGCGGATCAGCATCTCCGGCGGGTCCGCAGGCGGCGAACTGATGGGCGCGGTCATCAACAGCGATCCGGACCTGTGGGGCGCGGTCGTCGCGCATGTGCCCTTCGTCGACGTGCTCAACACGATGCTGGACGAGACGCTGCCGCTGACGCCGGGTGAGTGGCCCGAATGGGGCAATCCCATCGAAGACAGGACTGCGTTCGAGACGATCCTGTCCTACGATCCCTACAGCAATGTGAAGGCGCAGGATTATCCGCCGCTGCTGGTCACGGCGGGCCTCAACGATCCCCGCGTCACCTATTGGGAACCCGCCAAGTGGGTGGCGAAGCTGCGCGCGACCAGGACGGACGGAAACATGCTGCTGCTCAAGACCAATATGGGCGCGGGCCATGGCGGCAAGTCGGGCCGCTTCGAAAGCCTGCGCGAAACGGCGGAGGAATTCGCCTTCATCCTTTGGCAGCTCGGGCTGGCGAACTGA
- a CDS encoding aminopeptidase P family protein, with translation MSSYEDRLKALRAQLVRQKLDGFVVPLTDEHMSEYVGAYAQRLAWLTGFQGSAGSAVVLPEEAAIFVDGRYTLQVREQVDGAHWQFESVPQTSIAAWLQEHAGQGARIGYDPWLHTRAWVRQATQALSEKGAILVAVDTNPVDAIWPDRPAPSAAKLVVHDDRFAGRSAAEKRADIADWLTAKKADAAILSALDSIAWTFNVRGKDVDRTPVALAYAIVHADATADLYVAPEKTDEAVIKHLGNAVRVHDRAAFADALADLSGKSVVADPERAVAAIFEALEEGGATVLPLRDPAVLPKAIKNDVEIAGHKAAQARDGAALSRFLHWMAVEAPKGRLDELAAADRLEAFRRDTGLLEDLSFDTISGAGPNGAVVHYRVEEKTNRPIEPGSLYLVDSGGQYRDGTTDVTRTIAIGTPTAEMKHRFTLVLKGHIALARAVFPKGTRGGQLDVLARQYLWAEGLDYAHGTGHGVGSFLGVHEGPQRIATFGGGDEALVAGMILSNEPGYYKTGEYGIRIENLVLVEDRDVPAAERPMLGFETLTFAPVDRALVEIEALSGEERGWLDAYHARVLAVVGPQLDGEALDWLRAACAPL, from the coding sequence ATGTCCAGTTATGAAGACCGCCTGAAGGCGTTGCGCGCACAACTCGTGCGCCAGAAGCTCGACGGCTTTGTGGTGCCGCTGACCGACGAGCATATGAGCGAATATGTCGGCGCCTATGCGCAGCGGCTCGCGTGGCTGACGGGATTTCAGGGGTCGGCGGGCAGCGCCGTGGTCCTGCCGGAGGAAGCCGCGATCTTCGTAGACGGGCGCTACACGCTTCAGGTACGCGAGCAGGTCGACGGCGCGCACTGGCAGTTCGAAAGCGTGCCGCAGACCTCTATCGCCGCCTGGCTTCAGGAGCATGCGGGTCAGGGCGCGCGCATCGGCTACGATCCCTGGCTGCACACCCGCGCCTGGGTGCGGCAGGCGACGCAGGCGTTGAGCGAGAAGGGCGCGATCCTCGTTGCGGTCGACACCAATCCCGTGGACGCCATCTGGCCCGACCGGCCCGCGCCCAGCGCCGCCAAACTGGTCGTCCATGACGATCGTTTCGCCGGCCGGAGCGCGGCGGAAAAGCGTGCCGACATCGCTGACTGGCTGACCGCGAAGAAGGCTGACGCCGCAATTTTGTCCGCACTCGATTCGATCGCATGGACGTTCAACGTGCGCGGCAAGGACGTGGACCGCACGCCCGTCGCGCTCGCTTATGCCATCGTCCATGCCGATGCGACGGCGGACCTCTACGTCGCGCCCGAAAAGACGGATGAGGCCGTCATCAAGCATCTCGGCAATGCCGTGCGCGTCCATGATCGCGCGGCCTTCGCCGATGCGCTCGCCGATCTGTCCGGCAAGAGCGTGGTCGCCGATCCCGAACGCGCGGTCGCGGCGATATTCGAGGCGCTGGAAGAGGGCGGCGCGACCGTCCTGCCGCTGCGCGACCCTGCCGTGCTGCCAAAGGCGATCAAGAATGACGTGGAAATCGCGGGCCACAAGGCTGCGCAGGCGCGCGACGGCGCGGCGCTCAGCCGCTTCCTGCACTGGATGGCGGTGGAGGCGCCCAAGGGCAGGCTCGATGAACTCGCTGCCGCTGACAGGCTGGAGGCGTTCCGCCGCGACACCGGACTGCTGGAGGATCTGTCCTTCGACACGATCAGCGGCGCGGGACCGAACGGGGCGGTCGTCCACTATCGCGTCGAGGAAAAGACCAATCGTCCCATCGAGCCGGGCAGCCTCTACCTCGTCGATTCAGGCGGGCAGTATCGCGACGGCACCACCGATGTCACCCGCACCATCGCCATCGGCACCCCAACTGCGGAGATGAAGCATCGGTTCACTCTGGTGCTGAAAGGTCATATCGCGCTCGCCCGCGCCGTCTTTCCCAAGGGAACGCGCGGCGGGCAACTGGATGTGCTGGCGAGGCAGTATCTCTGGGCCGAAGGGCTGGATTATGCCCATGGCACCGGGCACGGCGTTGGCAGTTTCCTGGGCGTCCACGAAGGGCCGCAGCGCATTGCGACATTCGGCGGGGGGGACGAAGCACTGGTGGCCGGCATGATCCTGTCCAACGAGCCGGGTTATTACAAGACCGGCGAATATGGCATCCGCATCGAAAATCTGGTGCTGGTGGAGGATCGCGACGTGCCCGCCGCGGAAAGGCCGATGCTGGGGTTCGAAACGCTGACCTTCGCGCCCGTCGACCGCGCTCTGGTCGAGATCGAGGCGCTGAGCGGCGAGGAGCGCGGCTGGCTGGACGCCTATCATGCCCGCGTGCTGGCGGTCGTCGGGCCACAGCTTGACGGCGAAGCGCTCGACTGGCTCAGGGCCGCCTGCGCGCCGCTTTGA
- a CDS encoding aldo/keto reductase: protein MDHRSVSIGLPLFHRFSQSAKQENFMQYRPLGRTGIKVSPYCLGAMMFGKMANGDHDECIRMVHRALDTGINFIDTADAYSRGESEEVVGKALKNRRDRVVLATKAFQPMSDDPNERGGSRRWLTRAVDNSLRRLQTDYIDIYQLHRPVPDTDIEETLSVLTDLMRAGKVRAIGASTFPAADIVDAQWVAERRGLARFRTEQPPYSILNRSIEKDVLPTCQRFGMGVMSWSPLAKGMLSGRYRQGEKTPDTMRAKFFPNAMTDENSLDKVEQLIPVAEAAGVSLIHLAVAFVLAHPAITSAIIGPRTPEQLEGYLSGLEVKLSDEVLDQIDAIVPPGVDIAPLEGAAYVPPAIASAQLRRRPVAERAAA, encoded by the coding sequence ATGGATCATCGTTCCGTTTCGATTGGCCTACCTCTTTTTCACCGATTCAGCCAGAGTGCAAAGCAGGAGAATTTCATGCAATATCGTCCACTGGGTCGCACCGGTATCAAGGTCAGCCCCTATTGCCTTGGCGCCATGATGTTCGGCAAAATGGCAAATGGGGATCATGACGAATGCATTCGGATGGTCCACCGGGCGTTGGACACCGGCATCAATTTCATTGATACAGCGGATGCTTATAGTCGCGGCGAATCCGAAGAAGTAGTCGGCAAGGCGCTCAAGAACCGTCGCGACCGGGTGGTTCTGGCGACCAAAGCCTTTCAGCCGATGAGCGACGACCCGAACGAACGGGGCGGCTCGCGTCGCTGGCTCACCCGCGCGGTCGACAATTCGCTGCGGCGTCTTCAAACGGATTATATCGACATATACCAGTTGCACCGGCCCGTGCCTGACACGGACATCGAAGAAACGCTGTCGGTCCTTACGGACCTGATGCGCGCCGGAAAAGTGCGAGCGATCGGCGCATCGACCTTCCCGGCGGCCGACATCGTGGACGCGCAGTGGGTTGCGGAGCGCCGTGGACTGGCGCGTTTCAGAACCGAACAGCCCCCCTACTCCATCCTCAACCGCTCCATCGAAAAGGACGTCCTGCCTACTTGCCAGCGCTTCGGCATGGGCGTGATGTCATGGAGCCCGCTCGCGAAGGGCATGCTTTCGGGTCGCTATCGCCAAGGTGAGAAAACCCCGGATACGATGCGCGCAAAATTTTTCCCCAACGCCATGACCGATGAAAACAGCCTCGACAAAGTCGAACAGCTCATCCCGGTTGCGGAAGCTGCAGGCGTCTCGCTGATCCATCTGGCGGTCGCCTTCGTCCTAGCGCACCCCGCAATCACTTCGGCGATCATAGGGCCCCGCACTCCCGAGCAACTGGAGGGTTATCTTTCTGGCCTTGAGGTCAAGCTGAGCGACGAGGTGCTGGACCAGATCGACGCGATCGTCCCGCCGGGCGTCGATATCGCGCCGCTCGAAGGTGCCGCCTACGTCCCGCCTGCCATCGCATCGGCGCAACTGCGCCGCCGCCCTGTGGCGGAACGCGCCGCCGCCTGA
- a CDS encoding TetR/AcrR family transcriptional regulator: MTEKTDVPLRADARRNIDALLKAALTVFGELGVDAPMRTIATRAGVGVGTLYRHFPQRSDLIKAIIRREVEALVDAATDPVEHAGPGAALAAWLNRLVDLVATKRGLGPALHSGDPAYQSLPDFVFGALTPALGALLASGVEAGIIRDDVDASDLLQAVLRVAAPAREGNVTQAKRMVALLIDGLHRSNAV; the protein is encoded by the coding sequence ATGACCGAAAAGACAGATGTTCCTTTGCGTGCCGATGCACGCCGCAACATTGACGCGCTCCTCAAGGCTGCGCTGACGGTGTTTGGCGAGCTTGGCGTGGATGCTCCCATGCGGACGATAGCCACTCGTGCCGGCGTGGGCGTCGGAACGCTGTATCGCCATTTTCCCCAGCGGTCGGACCTTATCAAAGCCATCATCCGGCGTGAGGTGGAGGCATTGGTGGACGCCGCTACCGACCCTGTCGAGCACGCGGGTCCGGGCGCCGCGCTTGCGGCCTGGCTGAATCGTCTCGTGGATTTGGTGGCAACGAAGCGCGGCTTGGGTCCGGCGCTCCATTCCGGTGATCCCGCCTATCAATCGCTTCCGGATTTTGTCTTTGGCGCGTTGACGCCCGCCTTGGGCGCGCTTCTCGCGTCCGGGGTGGAAGCTGGCATCATCAGAGACGATGTGGATGCCAGTGACTTGTTGCAAGCTGTCCTGCGCGTGGCCGCGCCGGCCCGCGAAGGGAATGTCACTCAGGCGAAGCGGATGGTTGCTCTCCTCATCGACGGCCTCCATCGCTCGAACGCCGTCTGA
- a CDS encoding flavin reductase family protein encodes MSESTIADDFKQAMRRLATTIALVTSGTGDSWTGMAATAVTSVTAEPPTILVAVNRSTSLSPVLSEHGQFCVNLLSERHRELVSLFSGPTKGIARFERGAWCASDEGLPVLSDSVASLICTVITTLDVGTHTLFIGQVSRIVNHPTIDPLIWVNGGFASASHLA; translated from the coding sequence ATGTCCGAGTCCACAATTGCAGATGATTTCAAGCAGGCAATGCGTCGGTTGGCGACTACGATCGCCCTGGTGACGTCGGGCACCGGGGACAGTTGGACCGGAATGGCTGCAACGGCAGTGACTTCCGTCACAGCCGAACCGCCGACGATTCTGGTTGCGGTGAACCGCAGTACAAGTCTGTCGCCCGTCCTGTCGGAACATGGCCAGTTCTGCGTCAATCTTCTGTCAGAGCGGCATCGCGAGCTTGTTTCGCTTTTCAGCGGTCCGACAAAGGGAATCGCGCGCTTTGAACGCGGCGCTTGGTGTGCATCGGACGAAGGCCTGCCGGTTCTAAGCGATTCCGTTGCAAGCCTGATATGCACGGTCATCACGACGCTCGACGTCGGGACACATACCTTGTTCATCGGTCAGGTCAGCCGGATCGTGAATCACCCGACGATCGACCCGTTGATCTGGGTGAATGGCGGGTTCGCCTCCGCTTCTCACTTGGCATGA